From one Oncorhynchus clarkii lewisi isolate Uvic-CL-2024 chromosome 6, UVic_Ocla_1.0, whole genome shotgun sequence genomic stretch:
- the LOC139410928 gene encoding L-serine dehydratase/L-threonine deaminase-like, whose translation MKNPQERALHVATPLRESLALTKVAGTSVYLKLDSSQPTGSFKIRGIGHLCKTWAKRGCERFVCCSGGNAGMAAAYSARKLGVPATIIVPSVTPKPTVERLRDEGANVVIHGKALNESIEYGQQLVANNPGWIFISPFDDPLIWEGHMSLVKELESELQEKPGAMVLSVGGGGLMNGVVEGLRRAGWNDVPVIAMETVGAHSLNAAMMAGKLITLPEITSIATTLGLTRVSAQTLKLAGEHTVYSELVTDQEAVKAVERFVDDEKVLVEPACGAALAAVYCDIIPRLQKEGKLALDLGPVVIVVCGGNNISMKQLQKLKKQLGMSFS comes from the exons ATGAAGAACCCACAGGAGAGAGCTCTTCACGTGGCCACCCCACTGAGGGAGAGCCTTGCCCTAACCAAAGTGGCAGGCACCTCTGTCTATCTGAAGCTTGACTCATCCCAGCCCACAGGATCCTTCAAAATCAGGGGCATTGGACACCTTTGCAAGACA TGGGCCAAGCGAGGCTGTGAGAGATTCGTCTGCTGTTCAG GAGGAAATGCTGGTATGGCTGCTGCCTACTCTGCCCGTAAGCTTGGTGTACCTGCCACCATCATCGTGCCCAGTGTCACACCCAAACCAACAGTGGAGAGGCTGAGGGACGAGGGCGCCAATGTGGTGATTCATGGCAAGGCGCTGAATGAGAGCATTGAATATGGACAACAGCTTGTGGCCAACAACCCTGGATGGATCTTCATCTCTCCCTTTGATGATCCTCTCATCTG GGAGGGCCATATGTCTCTGGTGAAGGAGCTGGAGTCCGAGCTGCAGGAGAAGCCTGGTGCGATGGTGTTGTCTGTTGGCGGTGGAGGCCTCATGAACGGGGTTGTTGAAGGACTGCGCCGTGCCGGCTGGAACGATGTTCCAGTCATAGCCATGGAGACTGTGGGAGCACACAGTCTCAATGCTGCTATGATGGCTGGGAAGTTGATCACTCTGCCTGAGATCACAAG CATTGCCACCACGTTGGGCCTGACAAGAGTATCTGCACAGACCCTGAAACTTGCTGGTGAACACACAGTTTACTCCGAGCTGGTCACAGACCAGGAGGCTGTCAAAGCTGTCGAGCGCTTTGTTG acGATGAGAAGGTCCTGGTGGAGCCTGCGTGTGGCGCTGCCCTGGCAGCTGTGTACTGTGACATCATCCCCAGACTGCAGAAGGAGGGCAAGCTGGCGCTGGACCTGGGACCTGTGGTGATCGTGGTGTGTGGAGGCAACAACATCAGCATGAAACAGCTCCAGAAACTGAAGAAGCAGCTGGGCATGTCATTtagctag